Proteins co-encoded in one Geothermobacter hydrogeniphilus genomic window:
- a CDS encoding DUF4388 domain-containing protein translates to MPSHSRKIILVSSRDDLLTLAGQLRAQGFDILNCEDGARALEMALTTGPALMILETDLALLPASRLAQILRANPRTEGIAFVFIGREGEEVDGFQRHRDQFFVRPFNQEQLLGALLAYCRRLEQTRQVGCEEQEVEGHLNQISLVDLLQIFSLNRKDGLLTLRHGDRQGSIALLGGLVCNARLGRLQGEKAFFRMLAWTEGTFHFRPGVSGEEARITTPTDHLIMEGLRQQDELAAQAHALPHPEDKLVLKVPNGHLPRGLRPATQEILLLLQYYHRVGDILDHCSRPDLEVLQILQVLLDKGLLGAAPRTAEDDDDRQLLSSEEIIAIKDSLGEGDILLEEASAKLVVLANSPADLNYVLDALQGIREFEPEGELLRHPGQLPLGDVGRLKISENFSVRLFCLPTDAEKTPLWRPFCRRLLGVLSLGGSSGTARAEEFFRHHSDAPVVPLAGAVPRPGVLRLEPGDRQGLRQLLHAFAEPFRSPVELTLSSTG, encoded by the coding sequence ATGCCGTCCCATTCACGCAAAATCATTCTCGTCAGCAGCCGGGACGATCTGCTTACTCTGGCCGGACAGTTGCGGGCGCAGGGCTTCGATATCCTCAATTGCGAGGACGGTGCCCGTGCCCTGGAAATGGCGCTGACCACCGGCCCGGCATTGATGATCCTGGAGACCGACCTGGCGTTGCTGCCGGCCTCGCGGCTGGCGCAGATTCTGCGCGCCAACCCGCGCACCGAGGGGATCGCCTTTGTCTTTATCGGCCGGGAAGGGGAGGAGGTGGACGGTTTTCAGCGTCACCGGGACCAGTTCTTCGTCCGTCCCTTCAACCAGGAACAGCTGCTCGGCGCCCTGCTGGCCTATTGCCGGCGGCTGGAACAGACCCGCCAGGTCGGTTGTGAAGAACAGGAGGTCGAGGGCCACCTGAACCAGATCTCGCTGGTGGACCTGCTGCAGATTTTCAGCCTCAACCGCAAGGATGGTCTGCTGACCCTCCGTCATGGCGACCGACAGGGGAGTATCGCCCTGCTCGGCGGCCTGGTCTGCAATGCCCGGCTCGGTCGGCTGCAGGGAGAAAAAGCTTTTTTCCGTATGCTTGCCTGGACTGAGGGAACCTTTCACTTCAGGCCGGGGGTGAGCGGGGAAGAAGCCCGGATCACCACGCCGACCGATCATCTGATCATGGAAGGCCTGCGGCAGCAGGATGAACTGGCGGCTCAGGCGCATGCCCTGCCGCATCCCGAAGATAAGCTGGTCCTCAAGGTTCCGAACGGCCATCTGCCGCGTGGCCTGCGGCCCGCCACCCAGGAAATTCTGCTGCTGCTGCAGTATTATCATCGGGTCGGTGATATTCTCGACCATTGCAGTCGTCCGGATCTCGAAGTGCTGCAGATTCTGCAGGTGCTGCTTGATAAGGGACTGCTAGGCGCCGCGCCCCGTACCGCCGAGGATGATGACGACCGGCAACTGCTCAGTTCCGAGGAGATCATCGCCATCAAGGACAGCCTGGGAGAAGGTGATATCCTGTTGGAGGAGGCTTCGGCCAAACTGGTGGTGCTGGCCAACAGCCCGGCGGATCTGAACTATGTCCTCGATGCTCTGCAGGGCATTCGGGAATTCGAGCCGGAAGGAGAATTACTGAGGCATCCGGGACAACTGCCGTTGGGGGATGTCGGCCGACTGAAGATTTCCGAGAATTTTTCCGTGCGGCTTTTCTGTCTGCCGACCGACGCGGAAAAGACCCCGCTCTGGCGGCCTTTCTGCCGGCGCCTGCTGGGGGTTCTGTCCCTCGGGGGCAGCAGCGGGACCGCCCGGGCCGAAGAATTTTTCCGTCATCACAGCGATGCCCCGGTTGTCCCCCTGGCCGGTGCCGTTCCGCGGCCCGGGGTTCTGCGGTTGGAACCCGGAGACCGTCAGGGGTTGCGGCAGTTGCTGCACGCCTTTGCCGAGCCGTTCCGCAGCCCGGTGGAGCTGACCCTGTCGTCAACCGGCTGA
- a CDS encoding response regulator: MSKGRILAIDDEAFFRNFYQELLSEEGYRVRTAASGAEALKWLRREDFDLVITDMDMDGMNGVETSAAIKKFNPDQEIMVVTAREDVSLAVEAMKRGVSEYLLKPINPDEFLLVINRILFRQSLGSEHQRLMHENIEFNSLLAYYRKCLAFLRVHDIDRLGDLILDTLMEMLRAEGGLLWLVAYGGHSFRLRCRRGLVRVAPGREKLEPGAGEERLFRSGVPALDDNGRGMLIPLQVEQESLAVIRIEAPTGREAFNRHDLKRAEMVSEFAATALHNVLTYRSLAHDSLRIPHSEAYKMAYFRDHVAKELHKARRYNRNLSFIKLNVVNYAELAAHFRDRDLDEAMARLVEIINTALRDADIMALAAPGMYYIMLPETDYWGSLVTQQRIRRALSGKLTLCDLKKSYPIKVFLRSAAYPVDGESFEELIAVAARRQERLQHSLYHRGGMEQSSFWGVVGRLLGAPADYDFSGPALKVSSRLQAFQDELSSSYFRMPLWQFRELQKSFCRDVVESRRVRGIIYRGCRDFDEERRNLPDLDAIERSATSLFLLGGRHRVNWELQRVVPIHIDDEHFTRVSFLLYLNEDYAYALFARRRGDELVGFHSSDFYFVENMIAKLQVQYRLQPKI, from the coding sequence ATGTCCAAGGGACGTATCCTCGCCATCGATGATGAAGCCTTTTTCCGCAACTTCTACCAGGAGTTGCTGAGCGAGGAGGGCTACCGGGTGCGCACCGCCGCCAGCGGGGCGGAAGCCCTGAAGTGGCTGCGGCGCGAGGATTTTGACCTGGTCATCACCGACATGGACATGGACGGTATGAACGGCGTCGAGACCTCGGCGGCGATCAAGAAGTTCAATCCCGACCAGGAAATCATGGTGGTCACCGCCCGCGAGGATGTCTCTCTGGCGGTCGAGGCGATGAAGCGCGGGGTTTCCGAGTACCTGCTCAAACCGATCAATCCCGATGAATTCCTGCTGGTGATCAACCGCATCCTGTTCCGCCAGAGTCTCGGCAGTGAACACCAGCGGTTGATGCATGAAAATATCGAGTTCAATTCCCTGCTCGCCTATTATCGAAAATGCCTCGCTTTTCTGCGGGTGCATGACATTGACCGGCTCGGCGACCTGATTCTCGACACCCTGATGGAGATGCTGCGCGCCGAGGGAGGGCTGCTGTGGCTGGTCGCCTACGGCGGCCACAGTTTCCGTCTGCGTTGCCGGCGGGGGCTGGTGCGGGTTGCCCCGGGGCGGGAAAAACTTGAGCCGGGTGCCGGCGAGGAGCGTCTGTTTCGCAGCGGGGTGCCGGCCCTCGATGACAACGGCCGCGGCATGCTGATTCCGCTGCAGGTGGAACAGGAGAGCCTGGCGGTCATCCGGATCGAGGCGCCGACCGGGCGCGAGGCCTTCAACCGCCACGACCTGAAACGCGCCGAGATGGTCAGCGAGTTCGCCGCGACCGCGCTGCACAATGTCCTGACCTACCGCAGCCTGGCCCACGACAGCCTGCGCATTCCCCACAGCGAAGCCTATAAAATGGCTTATTTTCGCGACCATGTCGCCAAGGAACTGCACAAGGCCAGGCGGTACAACCGCAATCTTTCCTTTATCAAGCTCAACGTGGTCAATTATGCCGAACTGGCCGCCCACTTCCGCGACCGTGACCTCGACGAGGCGATGGCGCGGCTGGTGGAGATTATCAACACCGCCCTGCGGGATGCCGATATCATGGCGCTGGCGGCTCCCGGCATGTACTACATCATGCTGCCGGAGACCGATTACTGGGGATCTCTGGTCACCCAGCAGCGCATCCGTCGGGCGTTGTCCGGCAAGCTGACCCTCTGCGACCTGAAGAAGAGCTATCCAATCAAGGTTTTCCTGCGTTCGGCCGCCTACCCGGTTGACGGTGAAAGTTTCGAGGAGCTGATCGCCGTGGCCGCGCGGCGCCAGGAACGCCTGCAGCACAGTCTCTATCATCGTGGGGGCATGGAGCAGAGTTCCTTCTGGGGGGTGGTCGGTCGGTTGCTCGGGGCTCCCGCTGATTATGACTTCAGCGGCCCCGCGCTGAAGGTTTCGTCACGGTTGCAGGCGTTTCAGGATGAGCTGTCGAGCAGCTATTTCCGCATGCCGCTCTGGCAGTTCCGGGAGCTGCAGAAAAGTTTCTGCCGGGATGTTGTTGAATCGCGGCGGGTGCGGGGGATTATCTACCGTGGTTGCCGGGATTTCGATGAAGAACGGCGGAACCTTCCCGATCTGGATGCCATCGAGCGTTCGGCAACCAGCCTGTTTCTGCTCGGTGGCCGCCATCGTGTCAATTGGGAACTGCAGCGGGTGGTGCCGATTCATATTGATGATGAACATTTTACCCGCGTCAGTTTTCTGCTCTATCTCAACGAAGATTACGCCTATGCCCTGTTCGCCCGCAGGCGGGGTGATGAACTGGTCGGGTTTCACAGCTCCGATTTCTACTTTGTCGAGAACATGATTGCCAAGCTGCAGGTGCAGTACCGGCTGCAGCCGAAGATTTAA
- the miaB gene encoding tRNA (N6-isopentenyl adenosine(37)-C2)-methylthiotransferase MiaB: protein MSKQFYLETFGCQMNVVDSERIVVLLEEIGYRQTDRAEDADLILLNTCSVRDKAERKVIGHLGRFKPLKEKNPGLIVAVGGCVAQQEGAAFLKKIPHLDLVFGTHNIHKLPELVRRVEENRERCHEVEFLDRETRLRLFPQRSGSESVTRFVTVMQGCDNFCSYCIVPHVRGREVSRPSGEILEEIRQLAADGVREVTLIGQNVNSYGARDAGEKSFAELLRAVHRVDGIERIRFTTSHPKDLSDQLIDCFGECGKLAHHLHLPLQAGSDRVLRMMNRGYTVADYLGRVERLKTVCPDIRLTTDLIVGFPGETEEDFLGTLRLVETLRYSDAYTFLYSPRPGTAAAELPDDTPREVRQERFERLLKLQNRISEEAWQEDVGKTLEVLVEGTSRQGEGQLFGRSSWNRIVNFSGPTELVGRMVQVRVTRSLRNSQVGERVD from the coding sequence ATGTCCAAGCAATTCTATCTTGAAACCTTCGGCTGCCAGATGAACGTGGTCGATTCCGAGCGGATTGTTGTTCTGCTCGAAGAGATCGGCTACCGGCAGACCGACCGGGCTGAGGATGCCGACCTGATCCTGCTCAACACCTGTTCGGTGCGTGACAAGGCCGAGCGGAAGGTGATCGGTCACCTCGGCCGCTTCAAACCTCTCAAGGAAAAAAATCCCGGTCTGATTGTCGCTGTCGGCGGCTGTGTCGCTCAGCAGGAAGGCGCGGCCTTTCTGAAAAAAATTCCTCATCTCGACCTGGTGTTCGGTACCCACAACATCCATAAACTGCCCGAACTGGTGCGGCGGGTGGAGGAGAATCGGGAACGTTGTCACGAGGTTGAATTTCTCGATCGCGAGACCCGGCTGCGGCTGTTCCCGCAGCGCAGCGGATCGGAGAGCGTGACCCGTTTTGTTACGGTGATGCAGGGATGTGACAACTTTTGCTCCTACTGCATCGTGCCGCATGTCCGCGGTCGCGAGGTGAGCCGACCGAGCGGAGAAATCCTTGAGGAAATCAGGCAGCTCGCCGCCGACGGGGTCCGCGAGGTGACACTGATCGGTCAGAACGTCAACTCCTACGGCGCCAGGGATGCCGGAGAGAAGAGTTTCGCCGAGTTGCTGCGCGCGGTTCATCGGGTCGACGGCATTGAGCGTATCCGCTTTACCACCTCCCATCCCAAAGATCTTTCTGATCAATTGATCGACTGCTTCGGCGAGTGCGGGAAGCTGGCACATCACCTGCATCTTCCCCTCCAGGCCGGATCCGACCGGGTGCTGCGGATGATGAACCGCGGCTATACCGTCGCCGACTATCTCGGCAGGGTCGAACGGCTCAAGACGGTCTGCCCTGATATCCGCCTGACCACCGACCTGATTGTCGGTTTTCCCGGAGAGACCGAGGAGGATTTTCTCGGCACGCTGCGGCTGGTCGAAACCCTGCGCTACAGCGATGCCTACACCTTCCTCTACTCGCCGCGTCCCGGCACCGCCGCCGCCGAGCTGCCGGATGATACTCCGCGCGAGGTCAGGCAGGAGCGCTTCGAGCGGCTGCTGAAGCTGCAGAACCGGATCAGTGAAGAGGCCTGGCAGGAGGATGTCGGCAAGACCCTGGAGGTGCTGGTTGAAGGAACCAGCCGTCAGGGCGAAGGTCAGCTGTTCGGCCGTTCAAGCTGGAACCGGATCGTCAATTTCAGTGGTCCGACGGAGCTGGTCGGTCGTATGGTACAGGTCAGGGTGACCCGCTCGTTGCGCAATTCACAGGTTGGCGAACGGGTTGATTGA
- a CDS encoding PH domain-containing protein — protein MSWGGQLEAGESLRWEAKPAPRCYTFRNWKHSLFGLLLVVLAAWWESIGLQLAAVYDLPLLAWIPIPVWLIGLYLAFGHLLLARLEWEQVRYAVTDRRLLLRRGLRGGKWFSMPLDQVAYFCLQPHGEQLGSVLVISRDRQRLKLCCIEYPRRLTDLLEQAMRDSGVLCGGDN, from the coding sequence ATGAGCTGGGGCGGACAGCTGGAAGCTGGAGAGTCATTGCGCTGGGAAGCGAAACCGGCCCCGCGCTGCTATACCTTCCGCAACTGGAAGCACAGCCTGTTCGGTCTGCTGCTGGTGGTGTTGGCAGCCTGGTGGGAATCGATCGGCCTGCAGCTCGCCGCGGTCTACGATCTGCCGCTGCTGGCCTGGATTCCGATTCCGGTCTGGCTGATCGGTCTCTACCTGGCTTTCGGTCACCTGTTGCTGGCCCGCCTGGAGTGGGAGCAGGTCCGCTATGCCGTTACGGATCGCCGTCTTCTGCTGCGACGTGGGTTGCGGGGGGGCAAGTGGTTCTCGATGCCGCTCGATCAGGTTGCCTATTTCTGCCTGCAGCCCCATGGTGAACAGCTCGGCAGCGTGCTGGTCATCTCCCGAGACCGGCAGCGGTTGAAGCTCTGCTGTATCGAGTACCCCCGCCGGTTGACCGACCTGCTGGAGCAGGCAATGCGCGACAGCGGCGTGCTCTGTGGCGGGGATAATTGA
- a CDS encoding M48 family metalloprotease, translated as MWQKLLWFCCALALTGCAVNPVTGRNELALSPVSTQQEIEMGQKAFPRILQKMGADFPDPELDAYVNRVGMRLARVSHRPDLPYRFKVVNDSSPNAFALPGGSIAISRGLLVGLQNEAQLAAVLGHEIGHVTARHAVQGMQRESLLNLGLAVLGAAADQTPYAGLAGPTGQLAAGLIDKTYSREQESEADRLGIDYMVKAGYNPLGSVQVQEYFYRQIEGGARPSWLAGLFRSHPFSRDRMRANDAYVRQRYAATLNNPAYRLDVDPFQAAVRNLRTLEPGYRLYDRARLQERKGDLNGAIATYLQAAAKAPDQALILTGLGMAYLKAGDPRSARRHLARAVRLQGDYYRSRLGLGYVLLQQHKTARAVTQLERSMDLYPTAQGGFLLAEGYEKTDRSREALQLYQAVARADARGELGQAAARRAARLAGRR; from the coding sequence ATGTGGCAAAAACTACTCTGGTTCTGCTGTGCCCTGGCGCTGACCGGCTGCGCCGTCAACCCGGTCACCGGCCGCAATGAACTGGCCCTGAGCCCGGTTTCCACTCAGCAGGAAATCGAGATGGGACAGAAAGCTTTTCCGCGAATCCTGCAGAAAATGGGAGCGGACTTCCCAGATCCGGAGCTTGATGCCTATGTCAACCGGGTCGGCATGCGACTGGCGCGGGTCAGTCATCGTCCCGATCTGCCCTATCGCTTCAAGGTCGTCAATGATTCGTCTCCCAACGCCTTCGCTCTGCCGGGCGGCTCTATCGCCATCAGCCGCGGGTTGCTGGTCGGTCTGCAGAACGAGGCGCAGCTGGCGGCGGTGCTGGGGCATGAAATCGGTCATGTCACCGCCCGCCACGCGGTGCAGGGGATGCAGCGTGAATCGCTTCTGAACCTGGGGCTGGCGGTTCTTGGAGCGGCCGCCGACCAGACCCCCTATGCCGGCCTGGCGGGTCCGACCGGACAGCTGGCTGCCGGTTTGATTGACAAGACCTACAGCCGCGAGCAGGAGAGCGAAGCGGACCGCCTCGGGATCGATTACATGGTCAAGGCCGGCTACAATCCGCTGGGGTCGGTTCAGGTCCAGGAGTATTTCTATCGTCAGATCGAAGGGGGCGCCCGGCCGAGCTGGCTGGCCGGATTGTTCCGCTCCCACCCCTTTTCCAGGGACCGGATGCGGGCCAATGACGCTTATGTCCGGCAGCGTTATGCCGCCACCCTCAACAACCCGGCCTATCGTCTCGATGTCGACCCCTTTCAGGCAGCTGTCCGGAACCTCCGAACCCTTGAACCGGGTTACCGGCTTTATGACCGGGCCCGTCTGCAGGAACGCAAGGGAGACCTGAACGGCGCCATCGCGACCTATCTGCAGGCGGCGGCCAAAGCTCCCGACCAGGCGCTGATTCTGACCGGACTCGGCATGGCCTACCTGAAGGCCGGGGATCCGCGGTCGGCACGGCGCCACCTGGCCCGGGCGGTTCGGCTGCAGGGGGATTATTATCGTTCGCGACTGGGCCTCGGTTATGTTCTGCTGCAGCAGCACAAAACCGCACGCGCCGTCACCCAGCTGGAACGCAGCATGGACCTCTATCCCACCGCCCAGGGCGGTTTCCTGCTGGCCGAAGGGTATGAGAAAACCGACCGCAGCCGAGAGGCGCTGCAGCTTTACCAGGCCGTTGCCCGGGCCGATGCACGCGGTGAACTGGGGCAGGCCGCGGCCCGTAGGGCGGCCCGACTGGCGGGGCGGCGATGA
- the typA gene encoding translational GTPase TypA yields the protein MQQEIRNIAIIAHVDHGKTTLVDAMLRQSGVFRENQEITERVMDSNDLEKERGITILSKNLSIHHSGLKINIVDTPGHADFGGEVERVLTMVDSVLLLVDAFDGPMPQTRFVLKKSLDLGLRPIVVINKIDRPGARPDDVVDMVFDLFCELNANEEQLDFPIVYSSAKLGFARFEIDSDNQDLEPLFDTIRDHVPAPTGDPQADFQLLVTSIDYDDYIGRIATGKIFNGRVKAGEQITMIKRDGSVIRGRISKLLGYQGLKQVELETAAAGDIVSIAGFEEIGIGETFAGGENPTALPCINIDEPTLSMNFIVSNSPFAGREGKYVTSRNIRDRLFRELRTNVSLRVEETDNTDTFKVSGRGELHLSILIENMRREGYEFSVSKPEVIFREENGQRVEPLENLTIDVPEEFQGTVIEKLGPRKAEMVAMENLDGVNRLEFVIPARGLIGFRTEFLTDTRGTGVMNHTFHSYGPYRGPIPGRKNGVLIAMEACETVAYGLFGLQDRGILFVGPGVSVYEGMIIGQHAKENDLVVNAGKGKKLTNVRASGSDEAVRLTPPRILSLEQALEFIDDDELVEVTPKSIRLRKKILNANERKKSEKRRNESS from the coding sequence ATGCAGCAGGAAATTCGCAACATCGCCATTATCGCCCATGTCGACCACGGTAAAACCACCCTGGTCGATGCCATGCTGAGACAATCCGGGGTTTTCCGCGAGAACCAGGAGATCACCGAACGGGTCATGGACAGCAATGACCTGGAGAAGGAACGCGGCATCACCATCCTGTCGAAAAACCTTTCCATTCACCATTCCGGCCTGAAAATCAATATTGTCGACACCCCCGGTCACGCCGACTTCGGCGGCGAGGTGGAGCGGGTGCTGACCATGGTCGACTCGGTGCTGCTGCTGGTCGATGCCTTCGACGGGCCGATGCCGCAAACCCGCTTCGTGTTGAAGAAGTCACTGGACCTGGGGCTGCGACCCATCGTCGTGATCAACAAGATCGACCGCCCCGGCGCCCGACCGGACGATGTCGTCGACATGGTTTTCGATCTCTTCTGCGAACTGAACGCCAACGAAGAACAGCTCGATTTCCCAATTGTCTATTCCAGCGCCAAACTTGGTTTCGCCCGTTTCGAGATCGACAGTGACAACCAGGACCTGGAGCCGCTGTTCGACACCATCCGCGACCATGTACCGGCCCCGACGGGAGATCCGCAGGCCGACTTCCAACTGCTGGTGACCAGCATCGACTATGATGACTACATCGGCCGCATCGCCACCGGGAAAATTTTCAATGGCCGGGTCAAGGCGGGCGAACAGATCACTATGATCAAACGCGACGGCAGCGTCATTCGGGGCCGGATCTCCAAGCTGCTCGGCTACCAGGGCCTGAAGCAGGTGGAACTGGAAACCGCAGCGGCCGGCGACATCGTCTCCATCGCCGGGTTTGAAGAGATCGGCATCGGCGAGACCTTCGCCGGGGGTGAAAACCCGACCGCCCTGCCCTGCATCAACATCGACGAACCGACTCTGTCGATGAACTTCATCGTCAGCAACTCCCCGTTCGCCGGCCGCGAAGGGAAGTATGTCACTTCGCGCAATATACGCGACCGCCTGTTCCGCGAGTTGCGGACCAACGTCTCGCTGCGGGTGGAAGAAACCGACAACACCGATACCTTCAAGGTTTCCGGCCGCGGCGAACTGCACCTTTCGATTCTGATCGAAAACATGCGCCGGGAAGGTTATGAATTCTCCGTCTCCAAGCCGGAGGTTATTTTCCGTGAAGAAAACGGTCAACGGGTCGAACCGCTGGAGAACCTGACCATCGACGTTCCGGAGGAGTTCCAGGGGACGGTGATCGAGAAACTTGGTCCGCGCAAGGCGGAGATGGTTGCGATGGAAAATCTCGACGGCGTCAATCGGCTCGAATTCGTCATTCCGGCACGCGGCCTGATCGGCTTTCGCACCGAGTTTCTGACCGACACCCGCGGCACCGGGGTGATGAACCACACGTTTCACAGCTACGGCCCCTACCGGGGACCGATCCCGGGGCGCAAGAACGGCGTGCTGATCGCCATGGAAGCCTGCGAAACGGTCGCCTACGGCCTGTTCGGGCTGCAGGATCGCGGCATCCTCTTTGTCGGACCGGGGGTTTCGGTCTACGAGGGGATGATTATCGGCCAGCACGCCAAGGAAAACGATCTGGTGGTCAATGCCGGCAAGGGGAAGAAACTGACCAACGTCCGCGCTTCAGGGTCGGACGAAGCGGTGCGCCTGACCCCGCCGCGCATCCTCTCGCTGGAACAGGCGCTGGAATTCATCGATGACGATGAACTGGTCGAGGTGACCCCGAAGTCGATCCGCCTGCGGAAAAAGATCCTCAACGCCAACGAACGGAAGAAAAGCGAAAAACGCCGCAACGAGAGCAGCTGA
- the amrA gene encoding AmmeMemoRadiSam system protein A, with protein sequence MEKKLTAKQCRTLLEIARQAIEHAVQEQPFEPEPREEKALNMRNGCFVSIHQKGELRGCIGNFQAELPLFREVARMAISSATQDPRFYPVQQDELADLKLEISVLSPLQKIEDISEIQVGKHGIYLEKSFHRGVLLPQVAPEHGWDRDEFLKQTCIKAGLPTNAWQGDDADIYIFTAQIFSEK encoded by the coding sequence GTGGAAAAGAAGCTGACCGCCAAGCAGTGCCGGACGCTGCTCGAAATCGCCCGCCAGGCCATCGAGCACGCTGTTCAGGAACAGCCCTTCGAGCCGGAACCGCGCGAAGAAAAAGCCCTCAACATGCGCAACGGCTGTTTTGTCAGCATCCACCAGAAAGGCGAGTTGCGCGGCTGCATCGGCAACTTTCAGGCCGAATTGCCGCTTTTTCGCGAGGTCGCCCGAATGGCCATCTCCTCGGCGACCCAGGATCCCCGTTTCTACCCCGTCCAGCAGGACGAACTGGCTGACCTGAAGCTTGAGATTTCAGTTCTCTCCCCACTGCAGAAGATAGAAGATATCTCCGAGATCCAGGTTGGAAAGCACGGCATCTATCTTGAGAAAAGCTTCCACCGCGGCGTACTTCTGCCCCAGGTTGCGCCGGAACATGGTTGGGATCGGGATGAATTCCTCAAACAGACTTGCATCAAGGCGGGTCTTCCCACCAACGCCTGGCAGGGCGACGACGCCGATATCTACATCTTCACGGCACAGATCTTCAGCGAGAAATAA
- a CDS encoding ferritin family protein, with product MRGYLNDCCKIELLASRIYQHFAAQGNFPERLRETFTQLARDEEDHARQFDLALELPEGALGDVKRVAWERIAAGLDRIRAKFQDLHHEPCTAEQALKTALQLEKDFIRIHLDNSLYIEDQRIRQLFAGLARADEEHLATLREAIIWWNRRQELHSVPRSAG from the coding sequence ATGCGCGGGTATCTCAACGATTGCTGCAAGATCGAATTGCTGGCCAGCCGCATCTACCAGCATTTTGCCGCTCAGGGCAATTTCCCGGAACGATTGCGCGAGACCTTCACGCAACTGGCGCGGGATGAGGAAGACCATGCCCGCCAGTTCGACTTGGCGCTGGAGTTGCCGGAAGGGGCGCTGGGTGATGTCAAGCGCGTTGCCTGGGAGAGAATTGCGGCCGGTCTTGATCGGATCCGGGCCAAATTCCAGGACCTGCATCACGAGCCATGTACGGCGGAGCAGGCCCTGAAAACAGCCCTGCAGCTGGAGAAGGATTTTATCCGCATCCATCTCGACAACAGCCTTTATATCGAGGATCAACGTATCCGTCAGCTTTTCGCGGGCCTGGCCCGTGCCGATGAGGAGCATCTGGCGACCCTGCGGGAAGCCATCATCTGGTGGAATCGTCGGCAGGAACTGCATTCTGTTCCGCGTTCAGCGGGCTGA
- a CDS encoding nitroreductase family protein: MLELLRRRRSIRKFQSRPVAAETQQQLIEAVLRSPSSRGRNPWEFIVVDDPALLTKLAACKRHGSAFLADASLAVVVAADPRKSDVWIEDCAIAAIILQLTAASLGLGSCWAQIRLRDHDDNISAEDYIRRLLGLPEELRVEAVVGIGFPAEEKPGHPAASLLSGQVHHNFFGMGR; this comes from the coding sequence ATGCTTGAACTGCTCCGTCGCAGACGCAGTATCCGCAAATTCCAGTCCCGTCCCGTGGCTGCTGAAACACAGCAACAGCTGATCGAGGCGGTTCTGCGTTCTCCCAGTTCCCGGGGGCGCAACCCCTGGGAATTCATTGTTGTTGATGACCCCGCACTGCTGACAAAACTGGCCGCCTGCAAGCGTCATGGTTCGGCTTTTCTCGCCGACGCGTCGCTGGCCGTGGTGGTGGCCGCCGATCCTCGCAAGTCGGATGTCTGGATCGAAGATTGCGCGATTGCCGCCATCATCCTGCAGTTGACCGCGGCCTCGCTGGGACTGGGCAGCTGCTGGGCACAGATCCGTCTGCGCGATCATGATGACAACATCAGCGCTGAGGACTATATCCGCCGGTTGCTAGGGCTACCGGAAGAGTTGCGGGTCGAAGCGGTGGTGGGGATCGGTTTTCCGGCGGAAGAAAAACCCGGGCATCCGGCTGCAAGTCTGCTGTCAGGACAGGTTCACCACAATTTTTTTGGGATGGGGCGTTGA
- a CDS encoding response regulator, with amino-acid sequence MTQTKELPKILLVDDIAFFRDVMQTYFQRTPAKVFTAGSGLEAFDLAIAEQPALIYLDAGMPQMSGLECCRRLKADARTAGIPVIIIFTPERDAGVDEVEASGCDGYLTKPFGREEFLNLGHRFLFHIERRERRVSCQMTIDFTIAGRDCRGRGHDISRHGLYVEYRDELPPDKQIDLSFMLPTVSTEQFTVQGRVTWLNQGFPRRNLKLPQGFGVEFLGVPEGLSQAVEAYLKQFQSEDVDA; translated from the coding sequence GTGACCCAGACCAAAGAGTTGCCGAAAATTCTGCTGGTTGATGACATCGCTTTTTTTCGCGATGTCATGCAGACCTACTTTCAACGGACCCCGGCGAAGGTGTTCACCGCGGGCAGCGGCCTGGAGGCATTTGACCTCGCCATTGCCGAACAACCGGCATTGATCTATCTCGATGCCGGGATGCCGCAGATGTCGGGGTTGGAATGTTGCCGGCGTCTCAAGGCCGATGCCCGCACCGCCGGGATCCCGGTGATCATCATCTTTACCCCCGAACGGGACGCCGGGGTCGACGAGGTCGAGGCGAGCGGCTGCGACGGCTACCTGACCAAGCCGTTCGGCAGGGAGGAGTTTCTCAACCTCGGCCATCGTTTCCTGTTCCATATCGAGCGCCGCGAACGCCGGGTGTCCTGCCAGATGACGATCGATTTCACCATCGCCGGCCGGGACTGCCGGGGGCGCGGTCATGACATCAGCCGGCATGGACTCTACGTTGAATATCGCGATGAACTGCCGCCGGACAAACAGATCGACCTCAGTTTCATGCTGCCGACGGTCAGCACCGAACAGTTTACCGTTCAGGGACGCGTCACCTGGCTCAACCAAGGGTTTCCGCGCCGCAATCTGAAGCTTCCGCAGGGCTTCGGCGTAGAGTTCCTGGGGGTACCGGAAGGTCTGTCACAGGCTGTTGAGGCCTATCTCAAACAATTTCAGTCGGAGGATGTCGATGCTTGA